In Candidatus Nezhaarchaeales archaeon, a single genomic region encodes these proteins:
- a CDS encoding 4Fe-4S binding protein → MSEKLKVSLGGTSGPFGSRRMKTGWWGTEWPKVDLEKCTGCRLCEMYCPEPCIWIQDVDRKRKAVVDYDYCKGCGICSVVCPVGAITMEVKEMYKV, encoded by the coding sequence TTGTCTGAAAAGCTTAAGGTAAGCCTAGGCGGAACCTCCGGTCCCTTCGGTAGTAGACGTATGAAAACGGGTTGGTGGGGGACTGAATGGCCGAAGGTAGACTTAGAGAAGTGTACGGGCTGTAGGCTATGTGAAATGTATTGCCCGGAGCCCTGTATATGGATTCAGGACGTGGATCGTAAGAGGAAGGCCGTAGTCGACTACGATTACTGTAAGGGATGCGGGATATGCTCGGTCGTATGCCCCGTAGGGGCGATAACCATGGAGGTTAAGGAGATGTATAAGGTTTAA
- a CDS encoding pyruvate ferredoxin oxidoreductase subunit gamma — MLIEVRFHGRGGQGVVTAADILAVAGFKEGYYTLSFPAFGAEKRGTPVNSYLRISDKPVVLRDEVHNPDYVVVMDPTVIHEVRVNAGLKEGGMIIANYPSVEALMKLVGVKNVKALNATKLAMEYLGRPITNTAMVGAFAGATKLVKLETLKETVEEWFKEKAELAERNVKLVEVAYKIMERG, encoded by the coding sequence ATTCTAATAGAAGTTAGGTTTCACGGTAGGGGAGGTCAAGGGGTGGTTACGGCGGCGGATATCTTAGCGGTAGCCGGCTTTAAGGAGGGTTACTATACGCTCTCCTTCCCCGCCTTCGGAGCTGAGAAGAGGGGGACACCGGTTAACTCGTACCTTAGGATCTCGGATAAACCCGTCGTTTTAAGGGACGAGGTTCATAACCCTGACTACGTGGTCGTCATGGACCCCACGGTTATCCACGAGGTTAGGGTTAATGCTGGCTTAAAGGAGGGCGGCATGATAATAGCGAACTACCCGAGTGTTGAAGCCTTGATGAAGCTGGTTGGCGTTAAAAACGTTAAGGCCTTAAACGCGACGAAGCTAGCCATGGAGTACCTAGGTAGGCCTATTACCAATACGGCCATGGTCGGTGCCTTCGCTGGCGCTACAAAGCTGGTAAAGCTGGAGACCTTGAAGGAAACGGTGGAGGAATGGTTTAAGGAGAAGGCGGAGCTAGCTGAAAGGAACGTGAAGCTAGTAGAGGTAGCCTATAAGATTATGGAGCGGGGTTGA
- a CDS encoding DUF4013 domain-containing protein: MVEGGTVMRLEEVLTDSFNYVKGFIGNLGRYILLVVLYAIPIVNLIALGYSWRVIEETPKTDTSPPLEGFLGLWVKGLKVAVAGVIYMLIPCVVFMLGLLSVRAGFGFFLFPYALFTGLALSLFLLFLVLSFFFLVFLSMAITHMVKTGRFSKAFSIGEILGVIGRIGWGRYLAWLLVVFVLVAIVAGLNSIPYIGYIISVLVSPLILVFVARSAARLYSEAVKA, from the coding sequence ATGGTTGAAGGTGGAACCGTTATGAGGCTTGAGGAGGTCCTTACCGATTCCTTTAACTACGTAAAGGGGTTTATCGGGAACCTTGGTAGGTATATCCTCCTCGTTGTTTTATACGCTATCCCTATTGTAAACCTTATCGCCCTTGGTTACTCTTGGAGGGTTATTGAGGAAACGCCTAAAACCGATACCTCGCCGCCGTTGGAGGGTTTCCTTGGGCTTTGGGTTAAAGGGTTGAAGGTGGCCGTGGCGGGCGTTATTTACATGCTGATCCCGTGCGTCGTGTTTATGCTTGGATTATTATCGGTTAGGGCTGGTTTCGGCTTCTTCCTATTCCCCTACGCGTTATTTACTGGTTTAGCTTTAAGCCTCTTCTTATTATTCCTTGTCTTATCGTTCTTCTTCCTCGTATTTTTATCCATGGCTATAACCCATATGGTTAAAACGGGTAGATTTTCTAAGGCCTTCTCGATTGGTGAAATCTTAGGGGTTATCGGTAGGATAGGTTGGGGGAGGTATTTAGCTTGGCTCCTCGTAGTTTTCGTCTTAGTAGCGATAGTCGCGGGTTTAAACTCGATCCCGTATATCGGTTATATAATCAGCGTACTAGTTTCACCCTTAATCCTAGTCTTCGTAGCTAGGTCAGCGGCTCGACTTTATAGTGAGGCTGTAAAAGCCTAG
- a CDS encoding transketolase C-terminal domain-containing protein: MVVQVVRGFYAVAYAVKLCRPNVVCAYPITPQTEIVERLAEMYANGELKDCEYITAESEFGAASILVGAAAAGARTFTATCSQGLILMSEVLWNAAGLRLPIVLVVTNRAMSAPLSIWNDQQDSMLMRDAGIPQVYVENLQEAHDVIPQAFKVAEDRRVMLPFMVCMDGYKLTHAYEPIDVLSQEVVDGFLPRYNPPVYMTTKNPLTFGSYAPPHCYMELRVALQNAMTRAKEVISETCREWAKTVGRDWGGHLVEYFTEDAEVVAVAMGSLVGLVRDVVDEMRSRGRRVGLVKLRTLRPFPVEEVRRALRSANKVIVFERSVSFGYEGPVAIELKGALYRSGNTPEVYSIAVGLGGRDVPRALIVDCINKVIEGRIREGFHFEGVKPFEEVLAP, from the coding sequence GTGGTCGTTCAGGTCGTAAGAGGCTTCTACGCAGTGGCTTACGCCGTTAAGCTTTGTAGGCCTAACGTCGTCTGCGCCTACCCTATAACGCCTCAAACGGAAATAGTTGAAAGGCTAGCTGAAATGTACGCTAACGGCGAACTAAAGGACTGTGAGTATATAACCGCTGAATCAGAGTTCGGAGCAGCCTCCATACTTGTTGGAGCGGCCGCGGCGGGGGCTAGGACGTTTACCGCTACTTGTTCTCAAGGCCTAATACTAATGAGCGAAGTACTATGGAACGCGGCTGGGCTTCGCTTACCGATAGTGCTAGTAGTTACGAATAGGGCGATGTCAGCGCCTCTTAGCATCTGGAACGATCAGCAGGATAGTATGTTGATGAGAGACGCCGGGATACCGCAAGTCTACGTTGAAAACCTACAGGAGGCCCACGACGTAATACCTCAAGCGTTTAAGGTAGCTGAGGATAGACGCGTAATGCTGCCCTTCATGGTCTGCATGGACGGCTATAAGCTTACCCACGCCTACGAGCCAATCGACGTATTAAGCCAGGAGGTAGTTGACGGTTTCCTACCAAGATATAACCCCCCGGTCTACATGACGACTAAGAACCCGTTAACCTTCGGTAGTTACGCTCCACCGCACTGCTACATGGAGCTTAGGGTCGCCCTTCAAAACGCGATGACGAGGGCTAAAGAGGTTATAAGCGAAACGTGTAGGGAGTGGGCTAAAACGGTGGGAAGGGATTGGGGTGGACACCTAGTCGAATACTTCACGGAGGACGCTGAGGTAGTAGCCGTAGCTATGGGTTCACTAGTCGGCTTAGTCAGGGACGTGGTCGACGAGATGCGAAGCCGGGGTAGGAGGGTTGGACTCGTAAAGCTAAGAACGCTTAGGCCGTTCCCGGTCGAGGAGGTTAGAAGGGCGTTAAGGAGCGCGAATAAGGTAATCGTATTTGAAAGATCCGTCTCCTTTGGTTATGAGGGGCCAGTAGCCATAGAGTTAAAGGGCGCGTTATATAGATCCGGGAATACGCCGGAGGTTTACTCTATTGCGGTCGGGCTAGGTGGACGCGACGTTCCGAGGGCGTTAATCGTGGACTGCATAAACAAGGTTATTGAAGGTAGGATTAGGGAAGGCTTCCACTTTGAGGGCGTTAAACCCTTCGAGGAGGTGTTAGCCCCTTGA
- a CDS encoding ribonuclease H-like domain-containing protein: MVKLCFLDVESTGLEAESSFIVGFGVMEEDGSWSHVFAKSVMDEASVIRELIAKLSKYEYVVTWYGSGFDLPMLVARAIRNGLDVSGLMTVKHLDLYLVAKSFLRLGKYDLDSVCKFFGIPKRFELKGSDMPPLYFKALSGDQEALRMISDHCYDDLQGLRNVFMKLKPVVDKLLSGEAQRLIPGLGITPLSSVKP; this comes from the coding sequence ATGGTTAAGCTTTGCTTCCTCGACGTTGAAAGTACTGGGCTTGAAGCTGAAAGTAGCTTCATAGTTGGCTTCGGAGTTATGGAGGAGGACGGCTCCTGGAGCCACGTGTTCGCTAAAAGCGTTATGGATGAAGCCTCTGTTATCAGGGAGCTTATAGCTAAGCTTTCAAAATACGAGTACGTCGTAACCTGGTATGGATCCGGCTTCGACCTACCAATGCTGGTAGCTCGCGCTATTAGGAACGGGCTCGACGTATCAGGGTTAATGACCGTTAAGCATTTAGACCTCTACCTAGTCGCTAAGAGCTTCCTAAGGCTCGGTAAGTACGATTTAGATAGCGTATGCAAGTTCTTCGGTATACCTAAAAGGTTCGAGTTAAAGGGTAGCGATATGCCGCCTCTATACTTTAAGGCTTTAAGCGGGGATCAGGAAGCCTTAAGGATGATTAGCGACCACTGCTACGATGACCTTCAAGGGTTGAGAAACGTCTTCATGAAGCTTAAGCCCGTAGTGGATAAACTGTTAAGCGGTGAAGCTCAACGTTTAATCCCGGGCCTAGGGATTACACCTCTAAGCAGCGTTAAACCGTAA
- a CDS encoding DUF169 domain-containing protein, with protein sequence MELRFRLKAVGLNALGLEGFIRMRGSLFWVSVLSSLDYWHSMGLRLEGLLRPKTFPVAVKLVKPGEALPEGLKRPLKALGVKTTVCQAFGMTRRYGWSMLVTPEDNVCPPATFLHGWGSVDREAVEEWVLEAGFVKDREAAAKSAAFTLNFCKLKEGECVGVATSPLTRTKLSPDVILVYCNAAQAFLLTLASLYGCGGALNLQYSGRHASCGHGVIQTLLKGGVNLVLPDEGDRIFAATEDDELIFAVPASMLKAVIEGLDALYAKGLARYPTPFNLRFQPVFPKAFEKLASRIKP encoded by the coding sequence TTGGAGTTAAGGTTTCGGCTTAAGGCCGTTGGCTTAAACGCGTTGGGCTTGGAAGGGTTTATAAGGATGCGCGGCTCACTGTTCTGGGTTTCGGTTTTGTCTTCCCTCGACTATTGGCATTCGATGGGTTTAAGGCTTGAAGGGCTTCTCCGCCCGAAAACGTTTCCGGTCGCCGTTAAGCTTGTTAAGCCGGGTGAAGCGCTACCTGAAGGCTTAAAGAGGCCCTTAAAGGCTTTAGGCGTTAAAACCACGGTGTGTCAAGCCTTCGGAATGACTCGTAGGTACGGGTGGAGCATGCTCGTTACGCCCGAGGATAACGTTTGTCCTCCCGCCACCTTCCTACATGGCTGGGGCAGCGTGGATCGGGAGGCTGTTGAGGAATGGGTTTTGGAGGCTGGCTTCGTTAAGGATCGCGAGGCCGCGGCTAAAAGCGCCGCTTTCACCTTAAACTTCTGCAAGCTTAAGGAGGGTGAATGCGTAGGGGTTGCTACTTCGCCTTTAACGAGGACCAAGCTAAGCCCGGACGTAATACTCGTTTACTGTAACGCGGCTCAAGCCTTCCTTTTAACCTTGGCAAGTCTATATGGTTGTGGCGGCGCGCTAAACCTTCAGTATAGCGGTAGGCATGCTTCCTGTGGGCATGGCGTTATTCAAACGCTCCTTAAGGGCGGCGTAAACCTAGTACTCCCCGACGAGGGCGACCGTATTTTCGCGGCTACGGAGGACGACGAACTGATCTTCGCGGTTCCAGCGTCCATGCTTAAGGCGGTTATCGAGGGCCTCGATGCCCTTTACGCTAAGGGCCTCGCACGCTACCCAACGCCCTTCAACCTACGTTTCCAGCCCGTTTTCCCCAAGGCCTTCGAAAAGCTAGCCTCAAGGATTAAGCCATGA
- a CDS encoding thiamine pyrophosphate-dependent enzyme, which yields MKTYFGPGHGACPGCGLAIAAKTVINALEGRCFVVNPTGCLEIISSQYDRSAWGVPYIHSLFENAASVASGIEVALKVLGRKDEGHVVVLAGDGATADIGIGCLSGMFDRGHNVLYVCLDNEAYQNTGNQQSGLTPTGANTTTTPAGKLQPGKLQRKKNMPEIAVAHGAPYVATASVAYVPDLTRKVKRAVEFEGSKYLQVHCPCVTGWGISGRDVIPLARLAVETGLYPLVEWENGAVVRVMKIREKKPVEEYLKPQARFRHLFTHPKGKEVIGLIQRIADENIRRYNLLMGAG from the coding sequence TTGAAGACCTACTTCGGCCCCGGTCATGGAGCCTGCCCAGGCTGCGGGTTAGCGATAGCGGCTAAAACCGTTATAAACGCTCTGGAAGGTAGGTGCTTCGTGGTGAACCCGACCGGTTGCCTCGAAATCATAAGCTCCCAGTACGATAGGAGCGCTTGGGGCGTCCCCTACATACATTCCCTCTTCGAGAACGCGGCCTCGGTAGCCTCAGGCATAGAGGTAGCCTTAAAGGTTTTAGGGAGGAAGGATGAAGGCCACGTCGTAGTGCTCGCGGGTGATGGAGCCACCGCAGACATAGGGATAGGCTGCCTATCGGGCATGTTCGACAGGGGGCATAACGTACTGTACGTATGCTTAGATAACGAAGCATACCAGAACACGGGTAACCAGCAGAGCGGCTTAACTCCTACGGGAGCTAACACTACCACTACGCCCGCGGGGAAGCTTCAACCCGGGAAGCTTCAAAGGAAGAAGAACATGCCTGAGATAGCGGTAGCCCACGGAGCCCCCTACGTAGCCACCGCGAGCGTCGCCTACGTACCTGACTTAACGCGGAAGGTTAAAAGAGCCGTGGAGTTCGAGGGATCGAAGTACCTACAGGTACACTGCCCCTGCGTCACGGGCTGGGGGATATCCGGTAGGGACGTAATACCGTTAGCAAGACTAGCCGTGGAAACAGGCCTATACCCGCTGGTAGAATGGGAAAACGGCGCCGTAGTTAGGGTGATGAAGATAAGGGAGAAGAAACCCGTGGAGGAATACCTTAAGCCGCAGGCAAGGTTCCGCCACCTCTTCACGCACCCGAAGGGTAAGGAGGTCATAGGGTTAATTCAGAGGATAGCCGACGAAAACATCCGGAGGTACAACCTATTAATGGGGGCGGGCTAA
- a CDS encoding HD domain-containing protein, with protein MARSEAIELVKRNISSDRLVKHMVAVEAIMRGLAQRLGEDVELWGLVGLLHDVDYEKTVNSFLEHGLTSARMLEGLLPLEALDAIKAHNELTGYRSDTKLAKALKAADQLSGLLVAVALVMPSRKLAEVRVESILKKFKQKDFARGVDRSKIRICEELGLSLEEFIELGLRAVQRVSNELGL; from the coding sequence ATGGCGAGGAGTGAAGCCATAGAGTTGGTTAAACGTAATATTAGTAGTGATCGACTGGTTAAACATATGGTGGCTGTTGAAGCCATAATGAGGGGTTTGGCCCAACGGTTAGGCGAAGATGTGGAGTTATGGGGGCTTGTAGGTTTACTTCACGACGTCGACTACGAAAAAACAGTTAACAGCTTCCTCGAGCACGGCTTAACTTCCGCTAGGATGCTTGAAGGCCTACTTCCACTTGAAGCCTTAGATGCTATAAAGGCGCATAACGAGTTAACCGGCTACCGTAGCGATACGAAGCTGGCTAAGGCGTTAAAGGCTGCTGATCAGCTTTCAGGGCTTCTAGTAGCTGTAGCGCTCGTAATGCCGAGTAGGAAGCTAGCTGAAGTAAGGGTTGAAAGTATACTTAAAAAGTTTAAGCAGAAGGATTTCGCTAGAGGCGTCGATAGGAGTAAAATACGTATATGTGAAGAACTAGGCTTAAGCCTTGAAGAGTTCATAGAGTTAGGGCTACGGGCCGTTCAACGGGTAAGTAACGAGTTAGGGCTATAG